The following are encoded together in the Mastacembelus armatus chromosome 6, fMasArm1.2, whole genome shotgun sequence genome:
- the slc25a22a gene encoding mitochondrial glutamate carrier 1: protein MADKQISLPAKLINGGIAGLIGVTCVFPIDLAKTRLQNQQNGSRLYTSMSDCLIKTIRSEGYFGMYRGAAVNLTLVTPEKAIKLAANDFFRHHLSTDGKLTLFREMLAGCGAGTCQVIVTTPMEMLKIQLQDAGRLAAQRKLMPETVAAGSVETKSSTAMQITRELLREKGIAGLYKGLGATLLRDVPFSMIYFPLFANLNNLGKRGVDGPAPFYVSFISGCIAGSSAAVAVNPVDVIKTRLQSLNRGNTEDTYSGVTDCIRKIMRNEGPAAFLKGAYCRALVIAPLFGIAQVVYFLGVGEFILSFLPKKGH from the exons ATGGCTGACAAACAGATCAG TTTGCCTGCCAAATTGATAAATGGGGGGATTGCCGGCCTTATTGGAGTGACCTGTGTGTTTCCCATTGACCTGGCCAAGACTCGCTTGCAAAACCAGCAAAATGGATCTCGCCTTTACACCAGCAT GTCAGATTGCCTTATTAAGACCATCCGGTCAGAGGGCTATTTTGGGATGTATCGAG GAGCAGCGGTGAACTTGACACTAGTTACGCCAGAGAAAGCCATCAAATTGGCTGCCAACGACTTCTTCAGGCATCACCTCTCTACGGATGG aaaACTCACTCTGTTCAGAGAGATGCTGGCAGGGTGCGGGGCAGGTACATGTCAG GTTATTGTCACAACTCCTATGGAGATGTTGAAAATCCAGCTCCAAGATGCTGGACGACTTG CGGCACAGAGGAAGCTGATGCCAGAGACAGTGGCAGCAGGTTCTGTGGAGACCAAGTCCTCAACAGCCATGCAGATCACAAGAGAATTACTGAGGGAAAAGGGAATTGCTGGGCTTTATAAAGGCCTCGGTGCCACATTGCTCAG GGATGTTCCTTTCTCCATGATCTATTTCCCTCTTTTTGCCAATCTGAATAACCTGGGCAAAAGAGGCGTAGATGGCCCTGCTCCTTTCTATGTGTCATTTATATCAGGCTGCATTGCAGGCAGCTCAGCGGCTGTTGCTGTCAACCCTGTTGATG TGATAAAGACTAGACTGCAGTCCTTGAACAGAGGCAACACAGAAGACACATACAGTGGAGTGACGGACTGCATCAG GAAAATAATGCGTAATGAGGGTCCAGCGGCTTTCCTGAAGGGAGCGTACTGTCGAGCCTTGGTCATCGCACCTCTCTTTGGCATCGCCCAGGTGGTCTACTTCCTGGGTGTGGGTGAATTTATCCTTAGCTTCTTGCCTAAGAAAGGCCACTAA